One Candidatus Devosia phytovorans genomic window carries:
- a CDS encoding LysR family transcriptional regulator — protein sequence MDIEELQTFVEVADAGGITAAARRLGVSKSIVSRRLARLETGFGVQLLARTTRGAALTEAGVAFRDHAARAVAEIEAAREVILPDGDLTGRLRIAVPLSVGPSEFSPLLAELARRHPQLHVHASYSDRFVDLIAEGFDCSIRVGYLPDSNLIARRVGPFYGKLVASPGYVATHGAPETPDDIMSHNALMQGTENWQFADGDTVVTVQPQGRFKADNGTALVAAALAGIGIAWLPDCLVDQHIASGELVEIMTRYPPPVAGIYVVRPPSQFPTRKVRVLTELLIETLGSE from the coding sequence GTGGATATAGAAGAACTCCAGACCTTCGTTGAAGTCGCCGATGCCGGTGGCATTACCGCCGCTGCACGGCGCCTTGGCGTGTCGAAATCCATTGTCAGCCGGCGGCTGGCCCGGCTTGAAACAGGGTTCGGCGTACAGCTTCTGGCGCGGACGACGCGCGGCGCGGCGCTCACCGAAGCCGGTGTCGCCTTTCGCGACCATGCCGCGAGAGCCGTGGCGGAAATAGAGGCCGCCCGTGAGGTCATCCTGCCCGATGGCGACCTGACTGGCCGGCTGCGCATCGCCGTTCCACTCTCGGTGGGACCCAGCGAGTTCTCACCCCTGCTGGCCGAACTGGCCAGGCGCCATCCCCAGCTGCACGTCCATGCTTCATATAGCGATCGCTTTGTCGACCTGATCGCCGAAGGCTTCGATTGCTCGATCCGCGTCGGCTACCTGCCCGACTCGAACCTGATCGCCCGACGGGTCGGACCGTTCTATGGAAAGCTGGTCGCCAGCCCCGGCTATGTCGCGACCCATGGCGCGCCCGAGACACCCGATGACATCATGTCGCACAATGCCCTAATGCAGGGTACTGAAAACTGGCAGTTCGCCGATGGCGATACTGTCGTGACCGTACAGCCGCAGGGGCGCTTCAAGGCGGACAATGGCACCGCTCTCGTCGCTGCGGCCCTGGCCGGCATCGGCATTGCCTGGCTGCCGGACTGTCTTGTCGACCAGCATATCGCCTCCGGAGAACTCGTGGAGATCATGACCCGCTATCCGCCACCGGTTGCGGGGATTTATGTGGTGCGACCGCCAAGCCAGTTTCCAACCCGCAAGGTCCGTGTGTTGACCGAGCTGCTCATCGAAACGCTGGGGTCGGAGTGA
- a CDS encoding type II CAAX endopeptidase family protein — MTTQSERRPGWPEIIVGLIGIAIFGIGLAFFVVQLPLDPVAIGLIMTALSGVGGLAGFFFAYFLRLREWGAFGIRQTTMKWLLIGVGAGVFAFIAKSLSILLYVALTGDNSNMQAVYGQGGSGGAWSLVLATLLLAVLTPLGEEFLFRGVVTSALLKYGALVGVVGGAVIFALFHGINPVFPAALVTGLIAGEVFRRSGSIWPAVMVHSVVNLPTVPALVLAGATQ; from the coding sequence ATGACCACGCAAAGCGAAAGACGGCCCGGCTGGCCCGAAATTATCGTCGGACTGATCGGCATTGCCATTTTCGGGATTGGACTGGCGTTTTTCGTCGTGCAGTTGCCGTTGGATCCGGTCGCCATCGGCCTGATCATGACGGCGCTGTCGGGCGTCGGTGGACTGGCGGGATTCTTTTTTGCCTACTTTTTGCGCCTGCGCGAGTGGGGTGCGTTCGGGATTCGGCAAACCACGATGAAGTGGCTGCTGATCGGGGTAGGTGCCGGAGTCTTTGCCTTTATCGCCAAGAGCTTGTCGATACTGCTTTATGTAGCGCTGACGGGCGACAACTCCAACATGCAGGCGGTTTATGGCCAAGGTGGCAGCGGAGGCGCATGGTCGCTGGTGCTAGCGACACTCCTGCTGGCTGTACTGACGCCGCTGGGCGAGGAGTTCCTGTTCCGTGGTGTGGTGACCAGTGCGCTGCTCAAATATGGGGCCCTGGTTGGCGTGGTCGGGGGCGCTGTGATTTTCGCGCTGTTCCACGGCATCAATCCGGTCTTTCCCGCGGCCCTGGTGACGGGGCTGATCGCGGGCGAGGTCTTCCGCCGCAGCGGCTCTATCTGGCCAGCCGTCATGGTGCATTCGGTGGTCAATCTACCCACCGTTCCGGCCTTGGTGCTGGCCGGCGCAACGCAGTGA
- the urtC gene encoding urea ABC transporter permease subunit UrtC — MHANKLLSQRDILAFLVLGTLILVIFPLALDIFRLNLVGKYLTYAFVALGLVLCWGYGGILSLGQGIFFGLGGYCMAMFLKLEASSPENTAIQSTPGIPDFMDWNQVTELPWWWVPFQSFPVTLVAIVLVPSAFAYLIGVAMFKRRVGGVYFAIITQAVAAILTILIIGQQGYTGGINGITDLRTLLGWDIRSDSAKFILYFVNAGLLLGCILLALFVKQSKAGRLLRAMRDKEDRVRFSGYDVANFKIFVFCLAAAFSAIGGAMFALQVGFMSPSFVGIVPSIEMVIFCAVGGRLSLFGAIYGALVVNWAKTTFSESFPELWLFAMGGLFILVVMAFPNGLAGIYVTHVEPHLTRLFKRRKLVTPITKPAE, encoded by the coding sequence ATGCATGCCAACAAACTTCTGTCCCAGCGCGACATCCTGGCTTTTCTGGTCCTCGGAACGCTGATCCTCGTCATCTTCCCGCTGGCTCTCGACATCTTCCGCCTCAACCTCGTGGGCAAGTATCTCACCTACGCCTTCGTGGCGCTCGGCCTGGTGCTCTGCTGGGGCTATGGCGGCATCCTGAGCCTCGGTCAGGGCATCTTTTTCGGCCTCGGCGGCTATTGCATGGCGATGTTTCTAAAGCTCGAGGCCTCTTCGCCCGAGAACACCGCCATCCAGTCGACGCCGGGCATTCCCGACTTCATGGACTGGAACCAGGTGACCGAACTGCCCTGGTGGTGGGTGCCGTTCCAGTCCTTCCCGGTAACGCTGGTGGCCATCGTGCTCGTGCCCTCGGCCTTCGCCTATCTCATCGGCGTCGCCATGTTCAAGCGTCGGGTCGGCGGGGTCTATTTCGCCATCATCACCCAGGCGGTCGCGGCGATCCTGACCATCCTCATCATCGGCCAGCAGGGCTATACCGGCGGCATCAACGGCATCACCGATCTGCGCACACTGCTCGGCTGGGACATCCGCAGCGACAGCGCCAAATTCATCCTCTATTTCGTCAATGCCGGCCTGCTGCTCGGCTGCATCCTGCTCGCGCTCTTCGTCAAGCAGTCCAAGGCCGGGCGCCTGCTTCGCGCCATGCGCGACAAGGAGGATCGCGTCCGCTTCTCCGGCTATGACGTCGCCAATTTCAAGATCTTCGTCTTCTGCCTCGCCGCTGCCTTCTCGGCCATTGGCGGCGCCATGTTTGCCCTCCAGGTCGGGTTCATGTCGCCAAGCTTTGTCGGCATCGTGCCTTCGATCGAAATGGTCATCTTCTGCGCCGTCGGCGGCCGCCTATCCCTGTTCGGAGCCATCTACGGCGCGCTGGTAGTCAACTGGGCCAAGACCACCTTCTCCGAGAGCTTTCCCGAACTCTGGCTGTTCGCCATGGGCGGTCTTTTCATCCTCGTGGTCATGGCCTTCCCCAACGGTCTGGCCGGCATCTACGTGACCCATGTCGAACCGCACCTCACCCGCCTGTTCAAGCGCCGCAAGCTCGTTACGCCCATCACCAAGCCGGCCGAATAG
- the urtD gene encoding urea ABC transporter ATP-binding protein UrtD → MTIETTGPKDFLLSVESLTVSFDGFKAVNDLSFYVEENEIRVIIGPNGAGKTTVLDLICGRTKATSGSIQFHGKELTRMKEHQIVNAGVGRKFQNPSIYEDLTVFENLELSFPRGKTVWGALAFRRDAEVINRVEQIAELVFLKDHLRTEAAILSHGQKQWLEIGMLLIQNPELLMLDEPVAGMSVAERIKTAELLNTIIKHHSVIVIEHDMKFVEDIAHRVTVLHQGKVLSEGSMEFVQADPRVIEVYLGH, encoded by the coding sequence ATGACCATCGAAACCACAGGCCCCAAGGATTTCCTGCTCTCGGTCGAAAGCCTCACCGTCTCCTTTGACGGCTTCAAGGCGGTCAACGACCTGTCCTTCTATGTCGAGGAAAACGAGATCCGCGTCATCATCGGCCCCAATGGTGCCGGCAAGACCACGGTGCTCGATCTGATCTGCGGCCGCACCAAAGCGACCTCTGGCTCGATCCAGTTCCACGGCAAGGAACTGACCAGAATGAAGGAGCACCAGATCGTCAATGCCGGTGTGGGCCGCAAATTCCAGAACCCCTCGATCTACGAGGACCTGACGGTCTTCGAAAACCTCGAACTGTCCTTTCCTCGCGGCAAGACGGTGTGGGGCGCCCTCGCCTTCCGCCGCGATGCCGAGGTCATCAACCGCGTCGAGCAGATCGCCGAGCTCGTCTTCCTCAAGGACCATCTGCGCACCGAAGCGGCCATCTTGAGCCACGGCCAGAAGCAATGGCTCGAGATCGGCATGCTGCTGATCCAGAACCCCGAACTGCTCATGCTCGACGAGCCGGTGGCCGGCATGAGCGTGGCCGAGCGCATCAAGACCGCCGAACTGCTCAACACCATCATCAAGCATCACTCGGTGATCGTTATCGAGCACGACATGAAATTCGTCGAGGACATCGCCCACCGCGTCACCGTGCTGCACCAGGGCAAGGTTCTGTCGGAAGGCTCGATGGAGTTCGTGCAGGCCGACCCCAGGGTCATCGAAGTCTATCTGGGACACTGA
- the urtE gene encoding urea ABC transporter ATP-binding subunit UrtE: protein MLTIDNLHVSYGQSEVIHGVTLDVAPNEIVAIMGRNGMGKTTLMKSLMGVVPTASGTISIGSAEIQASESFQRVKSGLAYVPQGRQIFSTMTVRENIETGLTVTGETQVPRDLYEIFPVLLEMKGRRGGNLSGGQQQQLAIARALASRPKVLLLDEPTEGIQPSIIKELARTLRRIRDERGLSIIVSEQVLSFALDIADRVLVIENGEFVHESPRADIDADKVASFLSV from the coding sequence ATGCTCACCATCGACAACCTGCACGTTTCCTATGGCCAGAGCGAAGTGATCCACGGCGTCACGCTCGATGTGGCGCCTAACGAGATCGTCGCCATCATGGGCCGCAATGGCATGGGCAAGACCACGCTGATGAAATCGCTGATGGGCGTGGTGCCCACAGCCAGCGGCACGATCAGCATCGGTAGCGCCGAAATCCAGGCCAGCGAAAGCTTCCAGCGCGTCAAGTCTGGCCTCGCCTATGTGCCGCAAGGCCGGCAGATCTTTTCGACCATGACGGTCCGGGAAAACATCGAGACCGGTCTGACCGTCACCGGCGAAACCCAGGTCCCTAGGGATCTCTACGAGATCTTCCCCGTGCTGCTCGAAATGAAGGGCCGGCGCGGCGGCAATCTGTCGGGCGGACAGCAACAGCAACTGGCCATCGCCCGGGCGCTGGCCAGCCGGCCCAAAGTGCTGCTGCTCGATGAACCCACCGAAGGCATTCAGCCCTCGATCATCAAGGAACTGGCCCGGACGCTCAGGCGCATCCGCGACGAGCGCGGCCTCTCCATCATCGTCTCCGAGCAGGTGCTCAGCTTTGCCCTCGATATCGCCGACCGCGTGCTGGTGATCGAGAACGGCGAATTCGTGCACGAGAGCCCGCGCGCCGACATCGACGCCGACAAGGTCGCGTCCTTCCTATCCGTCTAG
- a CDS encoding DUF5996 family protein — translation MTNWPQLDYLGWRDTCSALHLYLQIAGKYRLAHTPWLNHSWHATFYVTPMGLASSPIPDGPGIEILFDFKNHLVTGTCGNGHKTSFDLEPMTVAAFHARFVQLITALGGTPTFNGEPNEVPNPVPFVEDHRDRPYDRAAVGRFHQALVAMDRVFGRFRTGFLGKSSPVHLFWGSFDLAVTRFSGRRAPLHPGGVPALPLAVAQEAYDREVSSVGFWPGGGGIDYPAFYAYAYPTPDGFKTAQVQPDGAFWHDTMGEFILPFAAVQTAADPDAALMAFLTSTYEAAADLGHWDRDLLECGPGNPRQVRPHDAGQHAAAPAVADSVVEREDGPSKGRYRLVINGYEAEMTYSRMSAELIIIDHTGVPDALRGRKVGERLVRQAVEDARRDGVSILPLCPFAKAQINRHPEWQDVLQRSPV, via the coding sequence ATGACCAATTGGCCTCAACTCGACTATCTCGGCTGGCGCGACACCTGTTCGGCGCTGCATCTTTATCTGCAGATCGCCGGCAAATATCGTCTCGCTCATACGCCCTGGCTCAACCATTCCTGGCACGCGACCTTCTATGTCACCCCGATGGGGCTGGCCTCCTCGCCCATTCCTGATGGTCCGGGTATCGAAATCCTGTTCGACTTCAAGAACCATCTGGTGACAGGCACCTGCGGCAATGGCCACAAGACCTCGTTTGACCTCGAGCCGATGACGGTCGCGGCCTTCCACGCCAGGTTCGTGCAACTGATCACCGCGCTGGGCGGTACGCCGACCTTCAATGGCGAACCCAATGAAGTGCCCAATCCAGTGCCCTTCGTCGAGGACCATCGCGACCGCCCCTATGACCGGGCGGCCGTCGGGCGCTTCCATCAAGCCCTCGTGGCCATGGATCGCGTGTTCGGACGGTTCCGCACCGGCTTCCTCGGCAAGTCCAGCCCCGTACATCTGTTCTGGGGCAGTTTCGACCTGGCCGTTACGCGCTTTTCGGGTCGCCGCGCCCCGCTCCACCCTGGCGGCGTACCGGCCCTGCCGCTCGCAGTGGCGCAGGAAGCCTATGATCGAGAAGTCTCCTCGGTCGGCTTCTGGCCCGGTGGCGGCGGCATCGACTATCCAGCCTTTTATGCCTATGCCTATCCCACCCCGGACGGCTTCAAGACGGCACAGGTGCAGCCCGACGGCGCCTTCTGGCATGACACGATGGGTGAGTTCATCCTGCCCTTTGCCGCCGTGCAAACGGCAGCCGACCCGGACGCAGCCCTCATGGCTTTCCTCACTTCGACCTATGAGGCGGCAGCCGATCTCGGTCACTGGGACCGCGACCTGCTTGAGTGTGGCCCGGGCAATCCGCGCCAGGTTCGGCCTCACGATGCGGGTCAGCATGCTGCCGCACCTGCCGTTGCCGACAGCGTTGTCGAGCGGGAGGATGGGCCGAGCAAGGGTCGCTATCGTCTGGTGATCAACGGCTACGAGGCCGAAATGACCTATAGCCGAATGAGTGCTGAGCTCATCATCATCGACCATACGGGCGTGCCGGACGCGCTGCGCGGCCGCAAGGTCGGCGAACGCCTAGTGCGTCAGGCGGTCGAGGATGCCAGGCGCGACGGCGTTTCCATCCTGCCGCTCTGTCCCTTCGCCAAAGCGCAGATCAACCGGCACCCAGAATGGCAGGATGTGCTGCAGCGGTCGCCGGTTTGA
- a CDS encoding HWE histidine kinase domain-containing protein, which produces MTNLKLVQDGADPTPYSRVKDGNSDIELLHAISNELIGEQDSDALYGKILDAAMAIMGSQFGTIQLLRSHSDGSGVGLHLLVSRGLTPRDKAVWQWVSPSNHSSCTAALRSGHRAVIGDFETWDEIANTPDLQAFRQARIRSAQTTPLRSRSGQLLGMISNHWSYPHQPSERDLRLLDILSRQAADLMDRTLADEALRDREKQLEASVSALREKEQLQDILANELGHRVKNLFAMVSAIASFTLRGSSDQARALVLQQRLLALSSAHEILLQSDWSSAAIADVVTGAANNAGVSGRIQVNGPETLIGSKAALSLALLVHELATNALKHGSLSVGGGSVDFSWRVEPSDGKDQLRLTWRELKGPEVVPPTEKGFGSKLISAGLSGSGGVIVSYHPTGLMCEISAPLEDLQGAE; this is translated from the coding sequence ATGACTAACCTCAAGCTCGTTCAAGACGGCGCCGATCCGACACCATATTCCCGCGTCAAGGACGGCAATTCCGATATCGAACTGCTCCATGCCATCAGCAACGAGCTGATTGGCGAGCAGGACAGCGACGCGCTTTATGGCAAAATCCTCGACGCTGCGATGGCGATCATGGGTTCCCAATTCGGAACGATCCAGCTTCTGCGCTCGCATTCTGATGGTTCGGGTGTCGGCCTGCACCTGTTGGTTTCCAGGGGACTGACCCCGCGCGACAAGGCGGTTTGGCAATGGGTTTCCCCGTCAAACCATAGCAGTTGCACAGCCGCCCTGAGGTCGGGCCATCGCGCCGTCATCGGCGATTTTGAGACCTGGGACGAGATTGCAAACACACCGGACCTACAGGCCTTCAGGCAGGCGCGTATCCGATCTGCCCAGACCACACCCCTCAGATCACGCAGCGGTCAGCTGCTGGGCATGATCTCCAACCATTGGTCCTATCCGCATCAGCCATCCGAGCGCGATCTGCGGCTACTTGATATTCTGTCCCGGCAGGCCGCCGATCTCATGGATCGGACGCTGGCAGACGAAGCCCTGCGTGACCGGGAAAAGCAACTCGAAGCGTCGGTCAGCGCCCTGCGGGAAAAAGAGCAGCTTCAGGATATCCTCGCAAACGAGCTGGGGCATCGCGTCAAAAATCTCTTTGCGATGGTTTCCGCGATTGCCTCGTTCACACTGCGTGGGTCCAGTGATCAGGCAAGGGCACTGGTTCTGCAACAGCGGCTTCTGGCACTGAGTTCCGCCCATGAAATCCTGTTGCAGTCCGATTGGTCCTCGGCGGCGATTGCGGATGTGGTGACCGGGGCCGCGAACAATGCTGGCGTGTCCGGTCGGATTCAAGTCAACGGCCCCGAAACGCTTATCGGATCAAAAGCGGCGCTTAGTCTGGCGCTGCTGGTCCACGAGCTGGCGACCAATGCGCTCAAGCATGGGTCCTTGTCCGTCGGCGGCGGCAGTGTCGATTTCAGCTGGCGCGTCGAGCCAAGCGATGGAAAGGACCAGCTGCGTCTCACATGGCGAGAGCTCAAGGGACCCGAAGTCGTGCCGCCAACCGAGAAAGGTTTCGGCTCAAAACTAATCAGTGCCGGCCTTAGCGGATCCGGCGGCGTGATCGTATCCTATCACCCCACGGGGCTCATGTGTGAGATCAGTGCGCCGCTAGAAGATCTGCAGGGTGCCGAATAG
- a CDS encoding zinc ribbon domain-containing protein, which yields MAYYDYQCESCGPFTAIRPMSQSADKHDCPDCGQPSARAFFSMPYANGMDAARRTAFATNEKASHEPRRSHGAGCSCCSASKSKPSSTVHLPNGSKTFAGKRPWMISH from the coding sequence ATGGCCTATTACGACTATCAATGCGAAAGCTGCGGGCCCTTCACGGCCATCCGGCCGATGTCGCAATCGGCCGACAAGCACGATTGTCCGGACTGCGGCCAGCCATCAGCCCGGGCCTTCTTCTCCATGCCCTATGCCAACGGCATGGACGCCGCACGGCGCACGGCTTTCGCCACCAATGAAAAAGCCAGCCATGAGCCCAGGCGTTCGCACGGTGCCGGGTGCTCGTGTTGCTCGGCGAGTAAATCCAAGCCGTCGAGCACGGTACACCTGCCAAATGGCAGCAAGACATTTGCGGGTAAACGACCGTGGATGATCAGCCACTAA
- a CDS encoding pirin family protein, translated as MSWNPSLEPGDPDDVGADAIETLIIPRSRDLGGFEVRRALPAPQRQMVGPFIFFDQAGPAELLTGQGIDVRPHPHTGLGTVTYLFRGDFHHRDSTGADQVIRPGELNWMVAGRGVSHSERTTATARSGPNSLFGIQTWLALPDSHEDVEPSFEHHGKPALPVLEDKGVSLRLILGKAYGAEAPATMFSETFYADVQLAGGSRLPMPDNHEDRGIYIVEGSISVAGQDFEAPQMMVFRPGDKITVVAGERGARVMILGGATLNSPRYIWWNFVASSEERIEQAKAEWRAQNWGQGRFDLPVDDRNEFIPLPD; from the coding sequence GTGAGTTGGAACCCAAGTCTGGAGCCGGGCGATCCCGATGATGTCGGCGCCGATGCGATCGAGACGCTCATCATTCCCCGCAGCCGGGACCTGGGTGGCTTCGAGGTCCGGCGGGCCCTGCCTGCTCCGCAGCGACAGATGGTTGGCCCATTCATCTTCTTCGACCAAGCCGGGCCGGCAGAGCTGCTGACCGGACAGGGGATCGACGTCCGGCCGCATCCGCACACCGGGCTTGGCACGGTCACCTATCTGTTCCGCGGCGATTTCCATCATCGCGACAGTACTGGCGCCGACCAGGTCATCCGCCCCGGCGAGCTGAACTGGATGGTTGCCGGGCGCGGCGTATCCCATTCCGAACGGACGACGGCGACGGCAAGGAGCGGCCCCAATAGCCTCTTCGGCATCCAGACATGGTTGGCCCTGCCCGATAGCCACGAGGACGTGGAACCATCATTCGAGCATCACGGCAAACCGGCGCTGCCCGTGCTGGAGGACAAGGGTGTTTCGCTGCGGCTGATTCTGGGCAAGGCCTATGGGGCGGAAGCCCCCGCAACCATGTTTTCCGAAACCTTTTATGCCGACGTGCAGCTGGCGGGCGGCAGCCGCCTGCCGATGCCGGACAATCACGAGGACCGGGGCATCTATATCGTGGAGGGATCGATCTCGGTGGCGGGACAGGATTTCGAGGCGCCGCAGATGATGGTCTTCCGGCCCGGCGACAAGATCACCGTCGTCGCCGGTGAGCGCGGCGCCAGGGTGATGATCCTCGGCGGCGCGACGCTCAACAGCCCGCGCTACATCTGGTGGAATTTCGTCGCCTCGTCAGAGGAGCGCATCGAACAGGCCAAGGCGGAGTGGCGGGCCCAGAACTGGGGGCAAGGGCGCTTCGACCTGCCGGTCGATGATCGCAACGAGTTCATCCCCCTGCCCGACTGA
- a CDS encoding acetamidase/formamidase family protein — MTDTLIKVDLNDSPYTNEKIHNRWHPDIPMACWVEPGDDFKVETYDWTGGQIKNDDSAADVRDVDLNQVHFLSGPIGVKGAEPGDLLVVDILDIGAFENSLWGFNGFFSLNNGGGFLDQHFPSAQKSIWDFKGMFTQSRHIPGVKYAGLIHPGLIGCLPDHKMLDMWNTREKKLNDTDPNRVPSLAKLPETAAAHMGALKGDARDAAAATGARTVPPREHGGNCDIKDLSRGSKVYFPVYVDGAGLSMGDLHFSQGDGEITFCGAIEMAGWLHIKVTLIKGGMAKYGVKNPIFRPSPIAPKYDDYLIFEGISVDESGTQHYLDVTTAYRQACLNAIEYLKKFGYSGAQAYSILGTAPVQGHISGVVDIPNACATLWLPTDIFEFDLMPGNEGPKKYLDGSINMPIAHDL, encoded by the coding sequence ATGACCGACACGCTGATCAAGGTCGATCTCAACGATTCCCCCTATACCAATGAAAAAATTCACAATCGCTGGCATCCGGACATCCCCATGGCCTGTTGGGTCGAGCCCGGCGACGACTTCAAGGTCGAGACCTATGACTGGACCGGCGGGCAGATCAAAAACGACGACAGCGCCGCCGACGTGCGCGATGTCGACCTCAACCAGGTGCACTTCCTGTCCGGCCCGATCGGGGTCAAGGGCGCCGAACCGGGCGATCTGCTGGTAGTGGACATTCTCGATATCGGCGCCTTCGAGAACTCGCTCTGGGGCTTCAACGGCTTCTTCTCGCTCAACAATGGCGGCGGCTTTCTCGACCAGCATTTCCCCAGCGCGCAAAAGTCGATCTGGGACTTCAAGGGCATGTTCACCCAGTCGCGCCATATCCCCGGCGTCAAATATGCCGGCCTGATCCATCCGGGTCTGATCGGCTGCCTGCCCGATCACAAGATGCTCGACATGTGGAACACGCGCGAGAAAAAGCTCAACGACACCGACCCCAATCGCGTGCCGTCTCTCGCCAAGCTGCCCGAAACCGCCGCCGCCCACATGGGCGCGCTCAAGGGCGATGCGCGCGATGCGGCTGCCGCCACCGGCGCCCGCACCGTGCCGCCGCGCGAACATGGCGGCAATTGCGACATCAAGGATCTGTCACGCGGCTCGAAGGTGTATTTCCCGGTCTATGTCGATGGTGCCGGGCTTTCCATGGGCGATTTGCACTTCTCGCAGGGCGATGGCGAGATCACCTTCTGCGGCGCTATCGAAATGGCCGGCTGGCTGCATATCAAGGTCACCCTCATCAAGGGCGGCATGGCCAAGTATGGCGTCAAGAACCCGATCTTTCGGCCCTCACCGATCGCGCCGAAATATGACGACTACCTGATCTTTGAGGGCATTTCGGTCGACGAGAGCGGCACCCAGCACTATCTCGACGTCACCACCGCCTATCGTCAGGCGTGCCTCAACGCCATCGAGTATCTCAAAAAGTTCGGCTATTCCGGCGCCCAAGCCTATTCCATCCTCGGCACCGCCCCGGTGCAGGGACATATCTCGGGCGTGGTCGACATCCCCAATGCCTGCGCCACACTCTGGTTGCCGACCGACATCTTCGAGTTCGACCTCATGCCAGGCAATGAGGGGCCGAAGAAATATCTCGACGGCTCGATCAACATGCCGATCGCCCACGATCTCTGA
- the exbD gene encoding TonB system transport protein ExbD, protein MAGGIREGQDGEDDLTEAHEINVTPFIDVMLVLLIIFMVAAPLATVDVNVDLPASTAEPQPRPDELLYLTLQSDLAMTLGNDLVDRNDLGAALERATEGDMEARIFLRADQTVAYGALMDVMNLLRDAGYLRIALVGLEGAASRPAGEP, encoded by the coding sequence ATGGCGGGCGGTATCCGCGAGGGCCAGGACGGTGAGGACGATCTTACCGAAGCCCACGAGATCAATGTCACGCCCTTCATCGACGTGATGCTGGTCCTGCTGATCATCTTCATGGTCGCGGCACCGCTGGCGACGGTCGATGTCAATGTCGACCTGCCGGCCTCGACTGCCGAGCCGCAACCCAGACCCGACGAGCTGCTCTATCTGACGCTGCAGTCGGACCTTGCCATGACGCTGGGCAATGACTTGGTCGACAGGAATGATCTGGGCGCGGCCCTGGAACGCGCCACCGAGGGGGATATGGAGGCGCGGATCTTCCTGCGCGCCGACCAGACGGTGGCGTATGGCGCCCTGATGGACGTGATGAATCTGTTGCGCGACGCCGGCTATCTGCGCATCGCGCTGGTCGGCCTGGAGGGCGCTGCTTCCCGGCCGGCCGGGGAGCCCTGA
- a CDS encoding energy transducer TonB, with protein MPPVKRLAETVGSDAVRRFGIGDVVLWAFSLALVCSVQATALYIATTQSQPTEVTGAPPPAIMIELAEMAMAPQVEDIAVDDGELSLPPESAASEPSPAQDLPDETEPPPEVETLPEPEPLPEPEAVEEPEPLPEQEPEPSEMEEVEEPPPEVAPAETAEVAIPMPVSLPAEITEARRQFAQQQQREREERERAQQAAQQAAASQQTAPRSVQAEQSPQMAAPQQTTTTQRTPTISPQQWQSQVLGMIERAKRYPQDAQRRREEGTIRVKFVIDRSGTVLSASILQSSGHAALDEAARELINRLPKLPPPPATITANPISLEVAVNFNLR; from the coding sequence ATGCCGCCCGTAAAACGCCTCGCCGAGACCGTCGGCTCTGATGCCGTTCGGCGCTTTGGCATCGGCGACGTAGTACTCTGGGCGTTTTCGCTTGCGCTGGTCTGCAGCGTACAGGCTACTGCGCTATATATCGCGACGACGCAGTCGCAGCCGACCGAAGTTACCGGTGCACCGCCGCCGGCCATCATGATCGAACTGGCTGAAATGGCCATGGCGCCGCAGGTGGAGGACATTGCGGTCGATGATGGAGAACTGTCCCTGCCGCCCGAAAGTGCTGCCTCGGAGCCAAGCCCGGCGCAGGACCTTCCGGACGAGACCGAACCCCCTCCCGAGGTGGAGACGCTACCTGAACCGGAGCCGCTGCCGGAACCGGAGGCCGTCGAAGAGCCCGAGCCATTGCCGGAGCAGGAGCCCGAACCTTCGGAAATGGAAGAGGTGGAGGAACCTCCGCCTGAGGTTGCGCCGGCCGAGACGGCCGAGGTCGCCATTCCGATGCCCGTGTCCTTGCCGGCCGAGATCACTGAAGCACGCCGCCAGTTTGCCCAGCAACAGCAGCGCGAACGCGAAGAACGGGAGCGCGCGCAGCAGGCCGCGCAACAGGCCGCGGCAAGCCAGCAGACGGCGCCGCGCAGCGTGCAGGCCGAACAAAGCCCGCAGATGGCCGCGCCGCAACAGACGACCACTACCCAACGCACGCCGACCATCTCGCCGCAACAATGGCAAAGCCAGGTCCTGGGAATGATCGAGCGGGCCAAGCGCTATCCGCAGGACGCACAGCGACGGCGCGAGGAAGGGACCATCAGGGTGAAATTCGTCATCGACCGATCGGGCACTGTCCTCTCGGCCAGCATTCTCCAGTCATCGGGCCATGCAGCGCTGGACGAGGCGGCCCGCGAACTCATCAACCGCCTGCCAAAGCTGCCGCCGCCACCGGCCACCATCACCGCCAATCCCATCAGCCTCGAAGTTGCGGTCAACTTCAATCTGCGCTGA